In Phocoena phocoena chromosome 3, mPhoPho1.1, whole genome shotgun sequence, the DNA window GGTGTAGAAAGACAAGCTTTGGGGCGGCTgggtttcttctctctctgcccctcgGCCTGGCACACAGTGTCCAGCCATGGGGACCTTCAATCTATGGACAGATTACCTGGGTTTGGCACGCCTGGTGGGGGCTCTGCATGGGGAAGAGGAGCCTGAGATCAGGCTGGACCCCCAGCCAGAACCAGTGCCAGGACCAGAGGAGGGTCAGACACACAGCCCAGAATCCTCACCAGCTCCTGAACGTCTGTGCTCTTTCTGCAAGCACAACGGCGAGTCCCGGGCCATCTACCAGTCCCACGTGCTCAAGGACGAAGCTGGCCGGGTGCTGTGCCCCATCCTTCGAGACTACGTGTGCCCCCAGTGTGGTGCCACTCGCGACCATGCCCACACCCGCCGCTTCTGTCCGCTCACCGGCCAGGGCTACACCTCCGTCTATAGCTACACCACCCGCAACTCGGCTGGCAGGAAGCTGGTCCGCTCGGACAAGGCCAGGACGCAGGACCCCGGACACTGCCGAGGAGGAGGTGCCTGTGCAGGTGGCTGGGGGAACTTGAGGAGGGGGGTCTGTCCTGGGCTGAGCCCCTAGGGGCCTTTGTGAAGTGGGTTAACCCCTGGGGTCACAACCCACTTCAGAGGGTTGGGGGGTGATAATCCATGTAGACAGCTTAGAGCAGTATTCTAGAACTGTTGCCCTACCCTGGTAAGCTGGGGATGGGGTcccctgtgtggccttgggcaaggcaCTCTCCCTCCCTGGGCCCGTAAGGGAAACACCGTCCTTTTCCAGGCGCGGTGTGATCTAGCAGGGAGGCTGTGGGGACTACTGGTGGGATCTGCGGATAGGTACAGCAGGGGCTCCAATCCGGCTTGGCTCGTGGGAACTGTGTGACCAGAGGGAAATGGCTCAGTTAGAGAAACTGAGCCTCACTTGTTCACTCATTCACCAGATAGTTTTTGAGGCTTGCCGGGTGCCAAGCACTGGGCTGGGCTTGGCCCGCCGTGGTAGATGGGAGAGTGAGAGTTAAAACACAGGCATGGGGGAGTCTAGAGGAAGCACCTGATCCAGGTGAAGGGGTCCAGGAGGTCTTCCTGGAGAAAGTGATTTCTGGAAGCCTAATTCAGTTTGGTGGAGCGCTGAAGTGGAGCCCAGGCAATGGGGCTCGTTTAGGAACTTAGTGAAGTTCGGTGTGTCTGGGATAgagtatgtgtgcatgtatgtcgGAGGGGAAGGTGTCAGAGATTTCAGGGATGGCACAAGGACGTGTAGGTCCTTGCTGGTCACCTCAAAGGGTTTGGACTTGAGTACTAGGGAGCCAAGGAAGGGACAAGACCAGGTCTGTATGTGTTGGACTGTGAATGTGTTAGACCGTGGCTAACGGGCTGGACCGTGGGAACGGATCTGAAGGCGTTGGAAGAGCCTGGTCCTCCGGGCAGAGGTGTTCAAGGCGGCGAAGAGGGAGAGTCCCAGCGCCTGGGGAAATGTCAGTTTGGAGGGAACTACCATGAGTTTGCTGTGTGCGAATCAGCCACTGGCTGGGGCTGAAGTTTAGAAGAGAGAGATGGCTGAAGCCTCCCTGAGGTCTAAAGGGCTATCCCTACACTGCACGGTCCACCACATAGggcgctccccccgcccccatcttgCTCATCAAATGTGGATTCCAGTTCTGCAGGTCTGGGTGAGGCTTGagcatctgcatttctaaccagcttcCCCTGACGCTGCCATGCTGCAAGGCCACGGACCAGCAGGCTTTGAAGTTattattacagatgagaaagaccTCAGCTTCTGCAGGGTTTTAAAAGACAAATCCGTTTTAGCAACTTTCATTGACTTTGAGGAAGTCAGCAACAGAGGAGACGGGTCTGACCGGGCGGTCCCCCCGCCCATTTGGGTGCCCGGTGTGGGTACTGCCTCTCCTATCAGACTGTGAGCCCCTGGGGAAGTCACCGGGTGGGagtacccctccctaccccggCAGCTGTGCAGTGAACATCTGTTAGAAGAGACTGCCTCCAGGAGAAGATAGTATTCCCTATGAGGTCTGACGAGGTCCAACTGGGAGAGGTGGGAAGCTGAAGGGACGCAAAGATGATGATCTCagagtcttccttttttcccctcaagtccGAGAGAACAGGAAAACTTGCCTCCGCGGGCGTGCGGGGTGGGGGAAGCCCTCACCAGGATATTGGCACAGAAAGGCTGCCTGAGGCCGTCCTCCCAGGAGGAGGCAGCACGGCAGGACTGAGTTGGAATTTCTGCGCTTTGTGTCTGGCTCTGGGTCCCACCTGGGGCTGCCCGGGGCCGGGAATGTCACAGGGCGTGCTATTCCAGAAATAGCCTGCAGGTGGCGCCAGAGCCATGGCAGCCCTGCAGGTTGAGTCGGTACTTCCGGAGCATTGAATCATCCCtgttattaaatgtttttctcctccccttctgcTTTTAAAATCCAGGTTCCAAAGGTGCCGGGAAGCCTACTGGAACTACCCCCTCTTCCTGCTTACCCTCCACTTCTGCCTAAGGAGGCTGGAGCGGGCAGGACGGGGATGCTGCCTTCACCTGGGGTTGGGGACCCAGGCTCACTGGAGGCTGGATTTCAGGGAAGACTCGCCCACCGAGGATCCACCCCTAGGCCCTGCCCGCAGCCTGAGGGCCTGGCAAAGGAGCCCCGTCTTGGAAGCACAGCCCAAAGGGTGCCCCGACCCCCTCACGGAAGGAGGTGGTTCTCAGGCACCCCCGCCCTCCTTCCCCAGCGCTGGGCACCCAGtcagctctc includes these proteins:
- the NANOS3 gene encoding nanos homolog 3 translates to MGTFNLWTDYLGLARLVGALHGEEEPEIRLDPQPEPVPGPEEGQTHSPESSPAPERLCSFCKHNGESRAIYQSHVLKDEAGRVLCPILRDYVCPQCGATRDHAHTRRFCPLTGQGYTSVYSYTTRNSAGRKLVRSDKARTQDPGHCRGGGACAGSKGAGKPTGTTPSSCLPSTSA